The Colias croceus chromosome 23, ilColCroc2.1 genome window below encodes:
- the LOC123702421 gene encoding putative nuclease HARBI1, giving the protein MNLKSAVNQLIDLIQPYLSVTSKRNHGISALHQILLALRFYALGTMLVSVADFIGVSITSASRIVSDVSRAIARLYSNFIVLQNHTQQEFYNIAGFPRVHGAIDGTHILIQSPNSNIGEEFRNRKGTFSINVQVVCNNSLEFLNVVARWPGSTHDATTYI; this is encoded by the exons ATGAACCTCAAAAGTGCTGTGAATCAGTTAATTGATTTGATACAACCATATTTAAGTGTCACATCCAAAAG AAATCATGGCATATCTGCCCTTCATCAGATACTTTTGGCTCTACGATTCTATGCATTGGGTACCATGCTGGTGTCCGTTGCAGATTTTATTGGAGTATCTATAACATCTGCTAGTCGTATTGTCTCTGATGTGTCTAGAGCCATAGCAAGATTGTACTCAAACTTTATTGTGCTACAAAATCACACTCAACAAGAGTTTTATAACATTGCTGGATTTCCTAGAGTACATGGAGCCATAGATGGCACCCATATATTAATACAATCACCAA ATTCAAATATAGGCGAAGAGTTCAGAAACAGAAAAGGAACATTCTCTATCAATGTGCAAGTTGTGTGTAATAACTCTCTAGAGTTTCTAAATGTTGTTGCCCGATGGCCAGGATCCACTCATGATGCaactacatatatttaa
- the LOC123702536 gene encoding uncharacterized protein LOC123702536: MSPPTMEQSGYLSTLEDLASTLQKTQTNLKKCPKQRLTEGYITARLQTIEEYWASFKQAHNGLVKCTPREQKGVLTYFLNEEYYLYEDLYLNLEADLRDLLIKLKQLNQSAPPCDMSIACVEGQQSVSKLPRIQLPTFSGRYEDWPSYQDLFKALVHDTSLGDVQKLHYLKTSVCGEAEMLLRNIPITGSNYKQAWDTLKGRFGNKKMIVTSILKRLFNQKKVVNQSASQIKAILDTTTECIQSLNNLNINTDSWDPIIIFLVGQKLDTESLKDWEELTHKDGSDELSTWSELKKFLEAKFRTLELVTPVTTSTREKPSTYKSHHATVEDGRRDIYQTPRVHVSPVLCTYCKGEHYIFNCKEFVNQSVDARQEFVKKNYLCYNCLQPNHNVYRCKQRKTCRVCGRKHHSLLHKFRLTHTDEDEQPQPEQNITTAHFSREQPDQQVLLATAQVMVKAKNGYTHMLRALIDQGSEATFVSARAAALLGCTKSKINGVVSGVGEGNRIQIQHLVDLAVSSRWKEEDDSIEVRAYILKTISTSMPSTHIKTNCSELQMLPLADPTYHTPGRIDMLLGADVYCKIIEEGLVKLSDGLVVQKTRLGWIISGRRDGKIMDNNILTLHITRMVEEDNDLLRRFWEIETDVYKKKKIQTKEEELCEEIYKNTTRRDSTGRYEVHLPLKQSIEDTIKLCGKTKEQAMRRFTQLEKKFERDKKLKIEYTKVIHEYKAMGHMKQVKNVNNDNAIYLPHHAVIRDDKETTKVRVVFDASAKGSNGYSLNNCMMIGPVLQPDLRSLIIAWRMHKICVVGDIVKMYRMINMTAKHTPLQRILWRDNPHDQIEEYDLTTVTFGTAAAPYLAVRTLI; this comes from the coding sequence atgtcgcCGCCTACTATGGAACAAAGTGGATATTTAAGCACATTGGAAGACTTAGCTAGCACTTTACAAAAAAcacaaactaatttaaagaaGTGTCCTAAGCAGCGATTAACGGAAGGGTATATCACAGCGCGATTGCAGACAATTGAAGAATATTGGGCATCGTTTAAGCAAGCTCACAACGGTCTTGTTAAGTGTACGCCACGGGAACAGAAGGGAGTATTGACATACTTCCTTAACGAAGAATATTACTTATATGAAGATTTGTATCTAAACTTAGAAGCCGACTTACgggatttattaattaaattgaaacaaCTGAATCAATCCGCTCCGCCGTGTGATATGTCAATAGCATGCGTAGAAGGTCAACAATCGGTTTCTAAGTTACCCAGGATACAATTGCCAACTTTTTCGGGAAGATATGAAGACTGGCCCTCTTATCAAGATTTATTTAAAGCGCTCGTTCATGACACTTCATTAGGGGATGTACagaaattacattatttgaaaacaaGTGTATGTGGTGAAGCCGAGATGTTGTTaagaaatatacctattaccggGTCGAATTATAAACAAGCGTGGGATACATTAAAGGGGCGATTTGGAAACAAAAAGATGATAGTTActtctattttaaaaagattatttaaCCAAAAGAAAGTAGTGAACCAGTCTGCAAGTCAAATTAAAGCGATATTAGATACAACAACAGAGTGCATACAGAGccttaataatttgaatattaacaCCGATTCTTGGGatcctataataatatttctggTGGGGCAGAAGTTGGATACAGAGTCGTTAAAGGACTGGGAGGAACTTACACACAAGGATGGAAGTGATGAACTATCTACATGGTCAGAACTGAAGAAGTTTCTTGAAGCTAAGTTTCGTACACTTGAACTTGTCACGCCAGTAACAACATCTACTAGGGAGAAACCTTCAACATATAAGTCACATCACGCCACAGTCGAAGACGGCCGCCGGGATATTTATCAAACACCACGAGTTCATGTTTCACCggtattatgtacatattgcAAGGGTGAGCACTACATATTCAACTGCAAGGAATTTGTGAATCAGTCGGTTGATGCGCGACAAGAGTTTGTGAAgaagaattatttatgttacaatTGCCTTCAACCGAATCATAATGTATACCGATGTAAACAAAGGAAAACATGTCGAGTTTGCGGAAGAAAACATCATTCacttttacataaatttagACTGACACATACGGACGAAGATGAACAACCACAACCAGAACAAAACATCACAACAGCACACTTCTCTAGAGAACAACCCGATCAACAAGTATTGTTAGCGACAGCACAAGTTATGGTCAAAGCGAAGAACGGTTACACACACATGCTTCGTGCTTTAATTGATCAGGGATCAGAGGCCACATTCGTTTCTGCGAGAGCAGCGGCACTTTTGGGTTGTACAAAATCCAAAATCAACGGTGTAGTCTCAGGAGTGGGAGAAGGTAATCGTATACAAATACAACATCTAGTCGATCTCGCAGTTTCGTCACGATGGAAAGAAGAAGATGATAGTATTGAAGTCAGGGCTTACATTCTCAAGACTATTTCAACAAGTATGCCCTCAACACACATCAAGACGAACTGTTCAGAGCTCCAAATGTTACCATTGGCTGACCCTACCTATCATACACCAGGAAGAATTGACATGTTGTTGGGAGCGGATGTCTATTGCAAAATTATAGAAGAAGGATTGGTAAAATTGTCAGATGGGTTAGTGGTGCAGAAAACACGTTTGGGATGGATTATATCAGGTCGAAGAGATGGAAAGATTATGgataacaatatattaacaCTACATATAACAAGAATGGTTGAAGAAGATAATGATTTACTTAGAAGGTTCTGGGAAATAGAAACAGATGTCTACAAAAAGAAGAAGATTCAAACAAAAGAAGAAGAACTATGTGAGGAGATTTACAAGAATACAACAAGAAGAGATTCAACAGGACGATATGAAGTACATTTACCGTTAAAACAAAGTATAGAAGACACGATTAAATTATGTGGAAAAACAAAAGAGCAAGCTATGAGAAGATTTACACAACTAGAAAAGAAATTCGAAAGAGATAAGAAGTTGAAAATAGAATATACAAAGGTTATACATGAATACAAGGCAATGGGTCACATGAAACAGGTAAAGAATGTCAATAACGATAATGCTATTTATCTGCCGCATCATGCAGTAATACGTGATGACAAAGAAACGACGAAGGTACGAGTCGTCTTTGATGCATCGGCTAAAGGTTCTAATGgctattcattaaataattgtatgatGATTGGACCTGTGTTACAGCCAGACCTCAGAAGTTTAATTATAGCGTGGCGAATGCATAAGATATGTGTTGTGGGGGACATCGTTAAGATGTATAGAATGATCAACATGACTGCTAAACATACACCTTTACAACGCATCTTATGGCGAGATAATCCTCATGATCAAATTGAAGAATATGACCTAACAACTGTAACCTTTGGTACAGCAGCAGCTCCTTATTTGGCTGTGCgaactttaatataa
- the LOC123702537 gene encoding uncharacterized protein LOC123702537, producing the protein MDDLMTGNENIEKTKNMCKEIIEILAKGGFQMQKWSSNSEEVLNYLQRNDIDTRDKINIKLDDVIRIVGLTWDRKDDAFKVSVNLPEMKLPVTKRTILSDVARLFDLFGWLSPVIVTAKILIQRLWLCSLGWDDQLTPDLREEWIRYREQLTHLQNLKIPRWLKTTLDNDKVELHGFADASAQAYAAVTYLRVFHDDKIHVTILASRTKVAPLKQISVPRLELCAAALLAELIEDLVEVLKIPKNRIFAWTDSMVVLSWLQCQPIHLKTFVANRVGGITRVLDNECWRHVKSAENPADIATRGIDACDLVDSEIWWMGPVWLQQTNLQLERCDVPKIDLEMKKLKCNVIIEEKPIWERFSTMSRMKRVLAYCRRFRKKRTTQTHHYLTSHEMEYILEECIRYYQNLVYEKDIESLKKEGRVKKRSTLITLAPFIFHRRKRNFEGRGPVAECITVRYN; encoded by the coding sequence ATGGATGACCTCATGACaggaaatgaaaatattgagaAGACAAAGAACATGTGTAAAGAAATAATAGAGATATTAGCTAAAGGAGGGTTTCAAATGCAGAAATGGTCTAGTAATTCAGAAGAAGTATTGAACTATTTACAAAGAAATGATATTGATACAAGGGacaagataaatataaagttagaTGATGTAATAAGAATTGTCGGATTAACATGGGATAGAAAAGATGATGCATTCAAGGTATCAGTCAACTTACCAGAAATGAAGCTTCCTGTAACAAAGAGGACAATTCTATCTGATGTGGCTCGACTTTTTGATCTTTTTGGGTGGCTTTCGCCTGTAATTGTTACTGCGAAGATTTTAATACAAAGATTATGGTTATGTAGCCTAGGATGGGACGATCAACTAACTCCGGATTTACGCGAAGAGTGGATAAGATACAGAGAACAACTTACACATTTGCAAAACCTCAAGATACCACGCTGGTTAAAAACTACACTTGATAATGACAAAGTTGAATTGCACGGTTTTGCAGATGCATCTGCTCAAGCTTACGCTGCTGTAACATATCTGAGAGTTTTTCATGATGACAAAATACATGTAACTATACTTGCATCACGAACCAAGGTTGCACCATTGAAGCAAATATCAGTACCAAGATTGGAACTTTGCGCTGCAGCCCTACTAGCGGAGCTGATTGAAGATCTTGTGGAGGTGCTAAAGATAcctaaaaatagaatattcgCCTGGACGGATTCAATGGTTGTACTTTCATGGTTACAATGTCAACCGATTCACTTGAAGACTTTTGTTGCAAATCGGGTTGGAGGTATAACACGAGTCTTGGATAATGAATGTTGGAGACACGTCAAATCTGCCGAGAATCCTGCAGATATTGCAACCAGAGGCATTGACGCATGTGATCTAGTAGATTCTGAGATTTGGTGGATGGGACCGGTTTGGTTACAACAAACAAACCTTCAACTTGAGAGATGTGATGTTCCAAAAATAGATTTAGAAATGAAGAAGCTAAAATGTAATGTTATTATAGAAGAAAAGCCAATTTGGGAGAGATTTTCCACTATGTCAAGAATGAAACGGGTACTCGCATATTGTAGAAGATTTCGTAAGAAACGGACAACACAAACACATCATTATTTAACATCACATGAAATGGAATACATATTAGAAGAATGCATAAGATATTATCAAAACTTAGTTTATGAAAAGGATATAGAATCGCTAAAGAAAGAAGGAAGAGTGAAGAAACGAAGTACACTTATAACACTAGCTCcattcatatttcatagaCGAAAGAGGAATTTTGAGGGTAGGGGGCCGGTTGCAGAATGCATCACTGTCAGATACAACTAA